From Phragmites australis chromosome 5, lpPhrAust1.1, whole genome shotgun sequence, a single genomic window includes:
- the LOC133920012 gene encoding uncharacterized protein LOC133920012, producing MATAAATTRRPSGPVLSSAHYRSASPTSIKLAGAGARSPGQSVSVSSSSSGSGARSRRTCMCSPTNHPGSFRCSLHKERKAPGGYSHGHKPSSPPSPPSPSRSSPTASRLGASARRMGSALVRIGAVECGEWARRALAATVRPSPAAQQSQHRRRVGGFRPRPSRLSTVSMAGDRASDNDQ from the coding sequence atggcgacggcggcggcgaccacaAGGCGGCCGAGCGGGCCCGTACTGTCATCCGCGCACTACCGCTCCGCCTCGCCCACGAGCATCAAGCTCGCCGGCGCTGGCGCCCGGTCACCGGGCCAGTCTGTCAGCGtttcgtcttcctcctccggcAGTGGCGCCAGGAGCCGGCGGACCTGCATGTGCTCGCCGACGAACCACCCTGGCTCGTTCCGGTGCAGCCTCCACAAAGAACGCAAGGCCCCGGGCGGCTACAGCCACGGCCACAAGCCATCATCCCCGCCGTCCCCTCCGTCCCCGAGCAGGTCGAGCCCGACAGCCAGCCGGCTGGGCGCGAGCGCGAGGCGGATGGGCAGTGCGCTGGTGCGGATCGGCGCCGTGGAGTGCGGCGAGTGGGCGCGCCGGGCGCTCGCGGCGACGGTGCGGCCGTCGCCCGCGGCGCAGCAGTCGCAGCACCGGCGCCGCGTGGGCGGGTTCCGCCCCAGGCCGAGCCGCCTGTCCACCGTGTCCATGGCCGGAGACCGCGCCAGCGACAACGACCAATAG
- the LOC133920013 gene encoding uncharacterized protein LOC133920013: MAALCSASPAISTAAGALVVPARRAASLLRLRLRLRAAARSYSAAAAAAATRAAPSWRARRRFAASAASATEEDAGVETMIPPDNRIPATIITGFLGSGKTTLLNHILTAHHGKRIAVIENEFGEVDIDSSLVAAQTTGAEDIMMLNNGCLCCTVRGDLVRMIGELVDKKKGKFDHIVIETTGLANPAPIIQTFYAEDVVFNDVKLDGVVTLVDAKHARLHLDEVKPKGIVNEAVQQIAYADRIIVNKIDLVKEPEVSSLVERIRGINHMANLKRAEYGKVDLDYVLGIGGFDLERIESAVSEESHEDHAEHEHEHEHDHHDHHHHHDHDHGHDHHAHDHTHDPGVSSVSIVCEGEMDLEKADMWLGNLLLERSDDIYRMKGLLSVSGMPQRFVFQGVHDIFQGSPERMWEPNEPRVNKIVFIGRNLNREELEKGFKDCLLKN, from the exons ATGGCGGCGCTCTGCTCCGCCTCCCCGGCCATCTCCACGGCAGCGGGGGCTCTCGTAGTACCCGCGCGCCGGGCAGCCTCCCTCCTccgcctgcgcctgcgcctgcgcGCTGCCGCGCGCTCctactccgccgccgccgccgctgccgcaaCGCGGGCAGCGCCGTCGTGGCGGGCTCGCCGGCGCTTCGCGGCTTCAGCGGCTTCGGCGACGGAGGAGGATGCCGGGGTAGAAACGATGATCCCGCCCGACAACCGCATCCCCGCCACCATTATCACTGGCTTCCTCGGTTCCGGCAAG ACAACTTTACTGAATCACATCTTGACTGCTCACCATGGAAAGCGGATTGCTGTCATTGAGAATGAG TTTGGAGAAGTTGATATTGATAGCTCATTAGTTGCTGCACAAACCACTGGAGCTGAGGACATAATGATGCTAAACAATGGCTGCCTTTGCTGCACTGTGCGTGGTGATTTAGTCCGTATGATTGGTGAAttggttgacaagaagaagggaaagttTGATCATATTGTTATCGAAACCACAG GTTTAGCGAATCCAGCACCCATTATACAGACATTCTATGCAGAAGATGTAGTTTTTAATGATGTCAAGCTGGATGGTGTTGTTACTTTAGTTGACGCAAAGCATGCTAGACTACATTTGGATGAAGTAAAGCCCAAGGGTATAGTCAACGAAGCTGTTCAGCAAATTGCGTATGCTGACAGAATTATAGTTAACAAG ATTGATCTTGTCAAGGAACCTGAAGTTTCTTCCTTGGTTGAGCGTATAAGG GGTATCAATCACATGGCTAATTTGAAACGAGCCGAGTATGGTAAAGTTGATTTGGATTATGTTCTTGGAATTGGAGGATTTGATCTAGAGAG GATTGAGAGTGCCGTCTCTGAAGAATCACATGAAGACCATGCAGAGCATGAACATGAGCATGAGCATGATCACCAtgatcatcatcaccatcatgatCATGATCACGGACATG ATCATCATGCACATGATCACACTCATGATCCTGGTGTTTCTTCTGTGAGCATTGTTTGTGAAGGGGAGATGGATCTTGAAAAG GCTGACATGTGGTTGGGGAACCTACTACTGGAACGCAGTGATGATATATACAGGATGAAAGGGCTACTATCGGTCAGTGGAATGCCTCAGCGCTTTGTCTTTCAG GGAGTGCATGACATTTTCCAGGGATCTCCTGAGAGAATGTGGGAGCCAAACGAGCCGCGCGTCAACAAGATTGTGTTCATTGGCAGGAATCTCAATAGAGAAGAGCTGGAGAAGGGCTTCAAGGACTGCCTGTTGAAGAACTAG
- the LOC133920014 gene encoding cyclin-B1-2-like has product MASGGMKREINEIHDALRFGVNASVKADLAPPHPLQSTIQSEAKFWADKKRFGTEAIYGSAFNIRKDLDAQILSRFQRPPGALPSSMLGYEALTGSLDDFGFEDYLNMPQDSDSFRQPDMHHGMEVRLGLSKGPICPSFN; this is encoded by the exons aTGGCGAGCGGCGGCATGAAGAGGGAGATCAACGAGATCCACGACGCCCTGCGCTTCGGCGTCAACGCCAGCGTCAAGGCCGACCTCGCGCCGCCTCACCCGCTCCAGTCCACCATCCAATCG gaGGCCAAGTTCTGGGCGGACAAGAAGAGGTTCGGGACGGAAGCCATCTACGGATCCGCCTTCAACATCCGCAAGGATCTAGATGCCCAAATCCTGTCCAG GTTCCAAAGGCCCCCTGGTGCTTTGCCATCATCTATGCTTGGATATGAGGCACTGACAGGTTCCCTGGATGATTTTGGATTTGAAGATTATCTTAACA TGCCTCAAGATTCTGACAGTTTCCGTCAACCTGACATGCACCATGGAATGGAGGTTCGCCTTGGTTTGTCGAAGGGACCTATTTGCCCTAGCTTCAATTGA